Proteins encoded together in one Microcebus murinus isolate Inina chromosome 16, M.murinus_Inina_mat1.0, whole genome shotgun sequence window:
- the TSKS gene encoding testis-specific serine kinase substrate isoform X1, translating to MASVVVKTIWQSKEIHEAGDPRAGVENRSQLVPEAPGGVTIPAKGITKKKKAVSFHGVEPRTSHEPMHWCLNLKRSSACTNVSLLNLAAVEPTDSSGTDSTTEDNSGQLALPGPPASPTQPWQPDDPDITEILSGVNSGLVRAKDSITSLKEKTTRVNQHVQTLQSECSVLSENLERRRQEAEELEGYCSQLKENCRKVTRSVEDAEIKTNVLKQNSALLEEKLRYLQQQLQDETPRRQEAELQELEQKLEAGLSRHGLGPATPTQSCSGPPGSPEEPSRPRTLAPGGWGLGPRAGEGPYGSEQELQKVSAGLEELRREVSSLTARWHQEEGAVQEALRLLGGLGGRLDGFLGQWERAQREQAQTARGLQELRGRADELCTMVERSTVSVASLRSELEGLGPVKPILEELGRQFQNSRRGPDLSMNLDRSSQGSCTRCASQGQQLSTESLQQLLERALTPLVDEVKQRGLPPACPSCQRLHKKILPSPASPAAPTLLSPGAGAPGLGQTCQGRGPELHPSAGPRRGPAGQEPAADGQDEAGVRKEAEGVGGGEKVAALDYLHLKMCSLHDQLSNLPLEGSTGTMGGGSSGGTPPKRGGPGPEQ from the exons ATGGCAAGCGTGGTGGTGAAGACCATCTGGCAGTCCAAAGAAATCCATGAGGCCGGAGACCCCCGTGCAGGGGTCGAGAACCGCTCCCAGCTCGTCCCCGAGGCTCCAGGGGGGGTGACCATCCCAGCCAAGGGGATCACGAAGAAAAAGAAGGCTGTGTCGTTCCACGG GGTGGAGCCCCGGACGTCCCATGAGCCGATGCACTGGTGCCTGAACCTCAAACGGTCCTCGGCCTGCACCAATGTGTCACTGCTCAACCTGGCCGCCGTGGAGCCCACCGACTCCTCGGGGACTGACTCGACCACAGAAGATAACAGTGGCCAACTTGCACTGCCcgggcctcctgcctccccaacCCAACCCTGGCAACCAGATGACCCAGACATCACAGAAATACTG AGTGGAGTCAACAGTGGATTGGTCCGTGCCAAAGACTCCATCACCAGCTTGAAGGAAAAGACCACCCGGGTGAACCAGCACGTGCAGACCCTGCAG AGTGAGTGTTCCGTACTGAGCGAAAATCTAGAGAGAAGGCGGCAAGAGGCAGAAGAATTGGAGGGGTACTGCAGTCAGCTCAAG GAGAACTGCCGGAAGGTGACCCGGTCGGTGGAAGATGCTGAAATCAAAACCAACGTCTTGAAGCAGAACTCTGCCCTGCTGGAG GAGAAGCTGCGCTACCTCCAGCAGCAACTGCAGGATGAGACGCCGCGGAGGCAGGAGGCCGAGCTGCAGGAGCTGGAGCAGAAGCTGGAGGCTGGCCTCTCCCGGCACGGCCTGGGCCCAGCCACCCCGACCCAGAGCTGCTCGGGCCCGCCAGGGAGCCCCGAGGAGCCCTCGCGGCCGCGCACCCTGGCCCCCGGCGGCTGGGGACTGGGACCCCGGGCAGGAGAGGGCCCCTACGGGAGCGAGCAGGAGTTGCAGAAGGTGTCGGCGGGCCTAGAAGAGCTCAG gAGAGAGGTGTCCTCGCTGACCGCCCGGTGGCATCAAGAGGAGGGGGCGGTGCAGGAGGCCCTGCGGCTGCTCGGGGGCCTGGGCGGCAGGCTCGACGGCTTCCTGGGCCAGTGGGAGCGGGCGCAGCGCGAGCAGGCGCAGACGGCGCGGGGCCTGCAGGAGCTGCGAGGTCGGGCGGACGAGCTGTGCACCAT GGTGGAGCGGTCAACAGTGTCTGTGGCTTCACTGAGGAGCGAACTGGAGGGGCTGGGCCCAGTGAAACCGATTTTGGAGGAGCTAGGGCGGCAATTTCAGAACTCTCGAAGGGGGCCAGACCTCTCCATGAACCTGGATCGGTCCTCCCAAGGCTCCTGTACCCGCTGTGCTAG ccaggGACAGCAGTTGTCCACGGAATCCCTGCAGCAGCTGCTGGAGCGAGCACTGACCCCGCTAGTGGACGAGGTGAAGCAGAGgggcctgcctcctgcctgccccagctGCCAGAGGCTACACAAGAAGATTCTG cccagtcCAGCAAGCCCAGCCGCGCCTACACTCCTCTCCCCAGGAGCTGGAGCGCCAGGCCTTGGCCAAACATGTCAGGGCAGAGGCCCTGAGCTCCACCCTTCGGCTGGCCCAAGACGAGGCCCTGCGGGCCAAGAACCTGCTGCTGACGGACAAGATGAAGCCGGAGTGAGGAAGGAGGCTGAGGGCGTGGGAGGAGG ggagaaggtggccgcTCTGGACTATCTACACCTGAAGATGTGCTCCCTCCACGACCAACTCAGCAACCTGCCTCTTGAGGGGTCCACGGGGACAATGGGGGGAGGTAGCAGTGGGGGAACTCCCCCAAAACGGGGGGGCCCAGGCCCTGAACAATAA
- the TSKS gene encoding testis-specific serine kinase substrate isoform X2 — MASVVVKTIWQSKEIHEAGDPRAGVENRSQLVPEAPGGVTIPAKGITKKKKAVSFHGVEPRTSHEPMHWCLNLKRSSACTNVSLLNLAAVEPTDSSGTDSTTEDNSGQLALPGPPASPTQPWQPDDPDITEILSGVNSGLVRAKDSITSLKEKTTRVNQHVQTLQSECSVLSENLERRRQEAEELEGYCSQLKENCRKVTRSVEDAEIKTNVLKQNSALLEEKLRYLQQQLQDETPRRQEAELQELEQKLEAGLSRHGLGPATPTQSCSGPPGSPEEPSRPRTLAPGGWGLGPRAGEGPYGSEQELQKVSAGLEELRREVSSLTARWHQEEGAVQEALRLLGGLGGRLDGFLGQWERAQREQAQTARGLQELRGRADELCTMVERSTVSVASLRSELEGLGPVKPILEELGRQFQNSRRGPDLSMNLDRSSQGSCTRCASQGQQLSTESLQQLLERALTPLVDEVKQRGLPPACPSCQRLHKKILELERQALAKHVRAEALSSTLRLAQDEALRAKNLLLTDKMKPEEKVAALDYLHLKMCSLHDQLSNLPLEGSTGTMGGGSSGGTPPKRGGPGPEQ; from the exons ATGGCAAGCGTGGTGGTGAAGACCATCTGGCAGTCCAAAGAAATCCATGAGGCCGGAGACCCCCGTGCAGGGGTCGAGAACCGCTCCCAGCTCGTCCCCGAGGCTCCAGGGGGGGTGACCATCCCAGCCAAGGGGATCACGAAGAAAAAGAAGGCTGTGTCGTTCCACGG GGTGGAGCCCCGGACGTCCCATGAGCCGATGCACTGGTGCCTGAACCTCAAACGGTCCTCGGCCTGCACCAATGTGTCACTGCTCAACCTGGCCGCCGTGGAGCCCACCGACTCCTCGGGGACTGACTCGACCACAGAAGATAACAGTGGCCAACTTGCACTGCCcgggcctcctgcctccccaacCCAACCCTGGCAACCAGATGACCCAGACATCACAGAAATACTG AGTGGAGTCAACAGTGGATTGGTCCGTGCCAAAGACTCCATCACCAGCTTGAAGGAAAAGACCACCCGGGTGAACCAGCACGTGCAGACCCTGCAG AGTGAGTGTTCCGTACTGAGCGAAAATCTAGAGAGAAGGCGGCAAGAGGCAGAAGAATTGGAGGGGTACTGCAGTCAGCTCAAG GAGAACTGCCGGAAGGTGACCCGGTCGGTGGAAGATGCTGAAATCAAAACCAACGTCTTGAAGCAGAACTCTGCCCTGCTGGAG GAGAAGCTGCGCTACCTCCAGCAGCAACTGCAGGATGAGACGCCGCGGAGGCAGGAGGCCGAGCTGCAGGAGCTGGAGCAGAAGCTGGAGGCTGGCCTCTCCCGGCACGGCCTGGGCCCAGCCACCCCGACCCAGAGCTGCTCGGGCCCGCCAGGGAGCCCCGAGGAGCCCTCGCGGCCGCGCACCCTGGCCCCCGGCGGCTGGGGACTGGGACCCCGGGCAGGAGAGGGCCCCTACGGGAGCGAGCAGGAGTTGCAGAAGGTGTCGGCGGGCCTAGAAGAGCTCAG gAGAGAGGTGTCCTCGCTGACCGCCCGGTGGCATCAAGAGGAGGGGGCGGTGCAGGAGGCCCTGCGGCTGCTCGGGGGCCTGGGCGGCAGGCTCGACGGCTTCCTGGGCCAGTGGGAGCGGGCGCAGCGCGAGCAGGCGCAGACGGCGCGGGGCCTGCAGGAGCTGCGAGGTCGGGCGGACGAGCTGTGCACCAT GGTGGAGCGGTCAACAGTGTCTGTGGCTTCACTGAGGAGCGAACTGGAGGGGCTGGGCCCAGTGAAACCGATTTTGGAGGAGCTAGGGCGGCAATTTCAGAACTCTCGAAGGGGGCCAGACCTCTCCATGAACCTGGATCGGTCCTCCCAAGGCTCCTGTACCCGCTGTGCTAG ccaggGACAGCAGTTGTCCACGGAATCCCTGCAGCAGCTGCTGGAGCGAGCACTGACCCCGCTAGTGGACGAGGTGAAGCAGAGgggcctgcctcctgcctgccccagctGCCAGAGGCTACACAAGAAGATTCTG GAGCTGGAGCGCCAGGCCTTGGCCAAACATGTCAGGGCAGAGGCCCTGAGCTCCACCCTTCGGCTGGCCCAAGACGAGGCCCTGCGGGCCAAGAACCTGCTGCTGACGGACAAGATGAAGCCGGA ggagaaggtggccgcTCTGGACTATCTACACCTGAAGATGTGCTCCCTCCACGACCAACTCAGCAACCTGCCTCTTGAGGGGTCCACGGGGACAATGGGGGGAGGTAGCAGTGGGGGAACTCCCCCAAAACGGGGGGGCCCAGGCCCTGAACAATAA
- the TSKS gene encoding testis-specific serine kinase substrate isoform X3, with amino-acid sequence MASVVVKTIWQSKEIHEAGDPRAGVENRSQLVPEAPGGVTIPAKGITKKKKAVSFHGVEPRTSHEPMHWCLNLKRSSACTNVSLLNLAAVEPTDSSGTDSTTEDNSGQLALPGPPASPTQPWQPDDPDITEILSGVNSGLVRAKDSITSLKEKTTRVNQHVQTLQSECSVLSENLERRRQEAEELEGYCSQLKNCRKVTRSVEDAEIKTNVLKQNSALLEEKLRYLQQQLQDETPRRQEAELQELEQKLEAGLSRHGLGPATPTQSCSGPPGSPEEPSRPRTLAPGGWGLGPRAGEGPYGSEQELQKVSAGLEELRREVSSLTARWHQEEGAVQEALRLLGGLGGRLDGFLGQWERAQREQAQTARGLQELRGRADELCTMVERSTVSVASLRSELEGLGPVKPILEELGRQFQNSRRGPDLSMNLDRSSQGSCTRCASQGQQLSTESLQQLLERALTPLVDEVKQRGLPPACPSCQRLHKKILELERQALAKHVRAEALSSTLRLAQDEALRAKNLLLTDKMKPEEKVAALDYLHLKMCSLHDQLSNLPLEGSTGTMGGGSSGGTPPKRGGPGPEQ; translated from the exons ATGGCAAGCGTGGTGGTGAAGACCATCTGGCAGTCCAAAGAAATCCATGAGGCCGGAGACCCCCGTGCAGGGGTCGAGAACCGCTCCCAGCTCGTCCCCGAGGCTCCAGGGGGGGTGACCATCCCAGCCAAGGGGATCACGAAGAAAAAGAAGGCTGTGTCGTTCCACGG GGTGGAGCCCCGGACGTCCCATGAGCCGATGCACTGGTGCCTGAACCTCAAACGGTCCTCGGCCTGCACCAATGTGTCACTGCTCAACCTGGCCGCCGTGGAGCCCACCGACTCCTCGGGGACTGACTCGACCACAGAAGATAACAGTGGCCAACTTGCACTGCCcgggcctcctgcctccccaacCCAACCCTGGCAACCAGATGACCCAGACATCACAGAAATACTG AGTGGAGTCAACAGTGGATTGGTCCGTGCCAAAGACTCCATCACCAGCTTGAAGGAAAAGACCACCCGGGTGAACCAGCACGTGCAGACCCTGCAG AGTGAGTGTTCCGTACTGAGCGAAAATCTAGAGAGAAGGCGGCAAGAGGCAGAAGAATTGGAGGGGTACTGCAGTCAGCTCAAG AACTGCCGGAAGGTGACCCGGTCGGTGGAAGATGCTGAAATCAAAACCAACGTCTTGAAGCAGAACTCTGCCCTGCTGGAG GAGAAGCTGCGCTACCTCCAGCAGCAACTGCAGGATGAGACGCCGCGGAGGCAGGAGGCCGAGCTGCAGGAGCTGGAGCAGAAGCTGGAGGCTGGCCTCTCCCGGCACGGCCTGGGCCCAGCCACCCCGACCCAGAGCTGCTCGGGCCCGCCAGGGAGCCCCGAGGAGCCCTCGCGGCCGCGCACCCTGGCCCCCGGCGGCTGGGGACTGGGACCCCGGGCAGGAGAGGGCCCCTACGGGAGCGAGCAGGAGTTGCAGAAGGTGTCGGCGGGCCTAGAAGAGCTCAG gAGAGAGGTGTCCTCGCTGACCGCCCGGTGGCATCAAGAGGAGGGGGCGGTGCAGGAGGCCCTGCGGCTGCTCGGGGGCCTGGGCGGCAGGCTCGACGGCTTCCTGGGCCAGTGGGAGCGGGCGCAGCGCGAGCAGGCGCAGACGGCGCGGGGCCTGCAGGAGCTGCGAGGTCGGGCGGACGAGCTGTGCACCAT GGTGGAGCGGTCAACAGTGTCTGTGGCTTCACTGAGGAGCGAACTGGAGGGGCTGGGCCCAGTGAAACCGATTTTGGAGGAGCTAGGGCGGCAATTTCAGAACTCTCGAAGGGGGCCAGACCTCTCCATGAACCTGGATCGGTCCTCCCAAGGCTCCTGTACCCGCTGTGCTAG ccaggGACAGCAGTTGTCCACGGAATCCCTGCAGCAGCTGCTGGAGCGAGCACTGACCCCGCTAGTGGACGAGGTGAAGCAGAGgggcctgcctcctgcctgccccagctGCCAGAGGCTACACAAGAAGATTCTG GAGCTGGAGCGCCAGGCCTTGGCCAAACATGTCAGGGCAGAGGCCCTGAGCTCCACCCTTCGGCTGGCCCAAGACGAGGCCCTGCGGGCCAAGAACCTGCTGCTGACGGACAAGATGAAGCCGGA ggagaaggtggccgcTCTGGACTATCTACACCTGAAGATGTGCTCCCTCCACGACCAACTCAGCAACCTGCCTCTTGAGGGGTCCACGGGGACAATGGGGGGAGGTAGCAGTGGGGGAACTCCCCCAAAACGGGGGGGCCCAGGCCCTGAACAATAA
- the TSKS gene encoding testis-specific serine kinase substrate isoform X4: MASVVVKTIWQSKEIHEAGDPRAGVENRSQLVPEAPGGVTIPAKGITKKKKAVSFHGVEPRTSHEPMHWCLNLKRSSACTNVSLLNLAAVEPTDSSGTDSTTEDNSGQLALPGPPASPTQPWQPDDPDITEILSGVNSGLVRAKDSITSLKEKTTRVNQHVQTLQSECSVLSENLERRRQEAEELEGYCSQLKENCRKVTRSVEDAEIKTNVLKQNSALLEEKLRYLQQQLQDETPRRQEAELQELEQKLEAGLSRHGLGPATPTQSCSGPPGSPEEPSRPRTLAPGGWGLGPRAGEGPYGSEQELQKVSAGLEELRREVSSLTARWHQEEGAVQEALRLLGGLGGRLDGFLGQWERAQREQAQTARGLQELRGRADELCTMVERSTVSVASLRSELEGLGPVKPILEELGRQFQNSRRGPDLSMNLDRSSQGSCTRCASQGQQLSTESLQQLLERALTPLVDEVKQRGLPPACPSCQRLHKKILPSPASPAAPTLLSPGAGAPGLGQTCQGRGPELHPSAGPRRGPAGQEPAADGQDEAGGEGGRSGLSTPEDVLPPRPTQQPAS, from the exons ATGGCAAGCGTGGTGGTGAAGACCATCTGGCAGTCCAAAGAAATCCATGAGGCCGGAGACCCCCGTGCAGGGGTCGAGAACCGCTCCCAGCTCGTCCCCGAGGCTCCAGGGGGGGTGACCATCCCAGCCAAGGGGATCACGAAGAAAAAGAAGGCTGTGTCGTTCCACGG GGTGGAGCCCCGGACGTCCCATGAGCCGATGCACTGGTGCCTGAACCTCAAACGGTCCTCGGCCTGCACCAATGTGTCACTGCTCAACCTGGCCGCCGTGGAGCCCACCGACTCCTCGGGGACTGACTCGACCACAGAAGATAACAGTGGCCAACTTGCACTGCCcgggcctcctgcctccccaacCCAACCCTGGCAACCAGATGACCCAGACATCACAGAAATACTG AGTGGAGTCAACAGTGGATTGGTCCGTGCCAAAGACTCCATCACCAGCTTGAAGGAAAAGACCACCCGGGTGAACCAGCACGTGCAGACCCTGCAG AGTGAGTGTTCCGTACTGAGCGAAAATCTAGAGAGAAGGCGGCAAGAGGCAGAAGAATTGGAGGGGTACTGCAGTCAGCTCAAG GAGAACTGCCGGAAGGTGACCCGGTCGGTGGAAGATGCTGAAATCAAAACCAACGTCTTGAAGCAGAACTCTGCCCTGCTGGAG GAGAAGCTGCGCTACCTCCAGCAGCAACTGCAGGATGAGACGCCGCGGAGGCAGGAGGCCGAGCTGCAGGAGCTGGAGCAGAAGCTGGAGGCTGGCCTCTCCCGGCACGGCCTGGGCCCAGCCACCCCGACCCAGAGCTGCTCGGGCCCGCCAGGGAGCCCCGAGGAGCCCTCGCGGCCGCGCACCCTGGCCCCCGGCGGCTGGGGACTGGGACCCCGGGCAGGAGAGGGCCCCTACGGGAGCGAGCAGGAGTTGCAGAAGGTGTCGGCGGGCCTAGAAGAGCTCAG gAGAGAGGTGTCCTCGCTGACCGCCCGGTGGCATCAAGAGGAGGGGGCGGTGCAGGAGGCCCTGCGGCTGCTCGGGGGCCTGGGCGGCAGGCTCGACGGCTTCCTGGGCCAGTGGGAGCGGGCGCAGCGCGAGCAGGCGCAGACGGCGCGGGGCCTGCAGGAGCTGCGAGGTCGGGCGGACGAGCTGTGCACCAT GGTGGAGCGGTCAACAGTGTCTGTGGCTTCACTGAGGAGCGAACTGGAGGGGCTGGGCCCAGTGAAACCGATTTTGGAGGAGCTAGGGCGGCAATTTCAGAACTCTCGAAGGGGGCCAGACCTCTCCATGAACCTGGATCGGTCCTCCCAAGGCTCCTGTACCCGCTGTGCTAG ccaggGACAGCAGTTGTCCACGGAATCCCTGCAGCAGCTGCTGGAGCGAGCACTGACCCCGCTAGTGGACGAGGTGAAGCAGAGgggcctgcctcctgcctgccccagctGCCAGAGGCTACACAAGAAGATTCTG cccagtcCAGCAAGCCCAGCCGCGCCTACACTCCTCTCCCCAGGAGCTGGAGCGCCAGGCCTTGGCCAAACATGTCAGGGCAGAGGCCCTGAGCTCCACCCTTCGGCTGGCCCAAGACGAGGCCCTGCGGGCCAAGAACCTGCTGCTGACGGACAAGATGAAGCCGGA ggagaaggtggccgcTCTGGACTATCTACACCTGAAGATGTGCTCCCTCCACGACCAACTCAGCAACCTGCCTCTTGA
- the TSKS gene encoding testis-specific serine kinase substrate isoform X6: protein MASVVVKTIWQSKEIHEAGDPRAGVENRSQLVPEAPGGVTIPAKGITKKKKAVSFHGVEPRTSHEPMHWCLNLKRSSACTNVSLLNLAAVEPTDSSGTDSTTEDNSGQLALPGPPASPTQPWQPDDPDITEILSGVNSGLVRAKDSITSLKEKTTRVNQHVQTLQSECSVLSENLERRRQEAEELEGYCSQLKENCRKVTRSVEDAEIKTNVLKQNSALLEEKLRYLQQQLQDETPRRQEAELQELEQKLEAGLSRHGLGPATPTQSCSGPPGSPEEPSRPRTLAPGGWGLGPRAGEGPYGSEQELQKVSAGLEELRREVSSLTARWHQEEGAVQEALRLLGGLGGRLDGFLGQWERAQREQAQTARGLQELRGRADELCTMVERSTVSVASLRSELEGLGPVKPILEELGRQFQNSRRGPDLSMNLDRSSQGSCTRCASQGQQLSTESLQQLLERALTPLVDEVKQRGLPPACPSCQRLHKKILGEGGRSGLSTPEDVLPPRPTQQPAS from the exons ATGGCAAGCGTGGTGGTGAAGACCATCTGGCAGTCCAAAGAAATCCATGAGGCCGGAGACCCCCGTGCAGGGGTCGAGAACCGCTCCCAGCTCGTCCCCGAGGCTCCAGGGGGGGTGACCATCCCAGCCAAGGGGATCACGAAGAAAAAGAAGGCTGTGTCGTTCCACGG GGTGGAGCCCCGGACGTCCCATGAGCCGATGCACTGGTGCCTGAACCTCAAACGGTCCTCGGCCTGCACCAATGTGTCACTGCTCAACCTGGCCGCCGTGGAGCCCACCGACTCCTCGGGGACTGACTCGACCACAGAAGATAACAGTGGCCAACTTGCACTGCCcgggcctcctgcctccccaacCCAACCCTGGCAACCAGATGACCCAGACATCACAGAAATACTG AGTGGAGTCAACAGTGGATTGGTCCGTGCCAAAGACTCCATCACCAGCTTGAAGGAAAAGACCACCCGGGTGAACCAGCACGTGCAGACCCTGCAG AGTGAGTGTTCCGTACTGAGCGAAAATCTAGAGAGAAGGCGGCAAGAGGCAGAAGAATTGGAGGGGTACTGCAGTCAGCTCAAG GAGAACTGCCGGAAGGTGACCCGGTCGGTGGAAGATGCTGAAATCAAAACCAACGTCTTGAAGCAGAACTCTGCCCTGCTGGAG GAGAAGCTGCGCTACCTCCAGCAGCAACTGCAGGATGAGACGCCGCGGAGGCAGGAGGCCGAGCTGCAGGAGCTGGAGCAGAAGCTGGAGGCTGGCCTCTCCCGGCACGGCCTGGGCCCAGCCACCCCGACCCAGAGCTGCTCGGGCCCGCCAGGGAGCCCCGAGGAGCCCTCGCGGCCGCGCACCCTGGCCCCCGGCGGCTGGGGACTGGGACCCCGGGCAGGAGAGGGCCCCTACGGGAGCGAGCAGGAGTTGCAGAAGGTGTCGGCGGGCCTAGAAGAGCTCAG gAGAGAGGTGTCCTCGCTGACCGCCCGGTGGCATCAAGAGGAGGGGGCGGTGCAGGAGGCCCTGCGGCTGCTCGGGGGCCTGGGCGGCAGGCTCGACGGCTTCCTGGGCCAGTGGGAGCGGGCGCAGCGCGAGCAGGCGCAGACGGCGCGGGGCCTGCAGGAGCTGCGAGGTCGGGCGGACGAGCTGTGCACCAT GGTGGAGCGGTCAACAGTGTCTGTGGCTTCACTGAGGAGCGAACTGGAGGGGCTGGGCCCAGTGAAACCGATTTTGGAGGAGCTAGGGCGGCAATTTCAGAACTCTCGAAGGGGGCCAGACCTCTCCATGAACCTGGATCGGTCCTCCCAAGGCTCCTGTACCCGCTGTGCTAG ccaggGACAGCAGTTGTCCACGGAATCCCTGCAGCAGCTGCTGGAGCGAGCACTGACCCCGCTAGTGGACGAGGTGAAGCAGAGgggcctgcctcctgcctgccccagctGCCAGAGGCTACACAAGAAGATTCTG ggagaaggtggccgcTCTGGACTATCTACACCTGAAGATGTGCTCCCTCCACGACCAACTCAGCAACCTGCCTCTTGA
- the TSKS gene encoding testis-specific serine kinase substrate isoform X5 translates to MASVVVKTIWQSKEIHEAGDPRAGVENRSQLVPEAPGGVTIPAKGITKKKKAVSFHGVEPRTSHEPMHWCLNLKRSSACTNVSLLNLAAVEPTDSSGTDSTTEDNSGQLALPGPPASPTQPWQPDDPDITEILSGVNSGLVRAKDSITSLKEKTTRVNQHVQTLQSECSVLSENLERRRQEAEELEGYCSQLKENCRKVTRSVEDAEIKTNVLKQNSALLEEKLRYLQQQLQDETPRRQEAELQELEQKLEAGLSRHGLGPATPTQSCSGPPGSPEEPSRPRTLAPGGWGLGPRAGEGPYGSEQELQKVSAGLEELRREVSSLTARWHQEEGAVQEALRLLGGLGGRLDGFLGQWERAQREQAQTARGLQELRGRADELCTMVERSTVSVASLRSELEGLGPVKPILEELGRQFQNSRRGPDLSMNLDRSSQGSCTRCASQGQQLSTESLQQLLERALTPLVDEVKQRGLPPACPSCQRLHKKILELERQALAKHVRAEALSSTLRLAQDEALRAKNLLLTDKMKPE, encoded by the exons ATGGCAAGCGTGGTGGTGAAGACCATCTGGCAGTCCAAAGAAATCCATGAGGCCGGAGACCCCCGTGCAGGGGTCGAGAACCGCTCCCAGCTCGTCCCCGAGGCTCCAGGGGGGGTGACCATCCCAGCCAAGGGGATCACGAAGAAAAAGAAGGCTGTGTCGTTCCACGG GGTGGAGCCCCGGACGTCCCATGAGCCGATGCACTGGTGCCTGAACCTCAAACGGTCCTCGGCCTGCACCAATGTGTCACTGCTCAACCTGGCCGCCGTGGAGCCCACCGACTCCTCGGGGACTGACTCGACCACAGAAGATAACAGTGGCCAACTTGCACTGCCcgggcctcctgcctccccaacCCAACCCTGGCAACCAGATGACCCAGACATCACAGAAATACTG AGTGGAGTCAACAGTGGATTGGTCCGTGCCAAAGACTCCATCACCAGCTTGAAGGAAAAGACCACCCGGGTGAACCAGCACGTGCAGACCCTGCAG AGTGAGTGTTCCGTACTGAGCGAAAATCTAGAGAGAAGGCGGCAAGAGGCAGAAGAATTGGAGGGGTACTGCAGTCAGCTCAAG GAGAACTGCCGGAAGGTGACCCGGTCGGTGGAAGATGCTGAAATCAAAACCAACGTCTTGAAGCAGAACTCTGCCCTGCTGGAG GAGAAGCTGCGCTACCTCCAGCAGCAACTGCAGGATGAGACGCCGCGGAGGCAGGAGGCCGAGCTGCAGGAGCTGGAGCAGAAGCTGGAGGCTGGCCTCTCCCGGCACGGCCTGGGCCCAGCCACCCCGACCCAGAGCTGCTCGGGCCCGCCAGGGAGCCCCGAGGAGCCCTCGCGGCCGCGCACCCTGGCCCCCGGCGGCTGGGGACTGGGACCCCGGGCAGGAGAGGGCCCCTACGGGAGCGAGCAGGAGTTGCAGAAGGTGTCGGCGGGCCTAGAAGAGCTCAG gAGAGAGGTGTCCTCGCTGACCGCCCGGTGGCATCAAGAGGAGGGGGCGGTGCAGGAGGCCCTGCGGCTGCTCGGGGGCCTGGGCGGCAGGCTCGACGGCTTCCTGGGCCAGTGGGAGCGGGCGCAGCGCGAGCAGGCGCAGACGGCGCGGGGCCTGCAGGAGCTGCGAGGTCGGGCGGACGAGCTGTGCACCAT GGTGGAGCGGTCAACAGTGTCTGTGGCTTCACTGAGGAGCGAACTGGAGGGGCTGGGCCCAGTGAAACCGATTTTGGAGGAGCTAGGGCGGCAATTTCAGAACTCTCGAAGGGGGCCAGACCTCTCCATGAACCTGGATCGGTCCTCCCAAGGCTCCTGTACCCGCTGTGCTAG ccaggGACAGCAGTTGTCCACGGAATCCCTGCAGCAGCTGCTGGAGCGAGCACTGACCCCGCTAGTGGACGAGGTGAAGCAGAGgggcctgcctcctgcctgccccagctGCCAGAGGCTACACAAGAAGATTCTG GAGCTGGAGCGCCAGGCCTTGGCCAAACATGTCAGGGCAGAGGCCCTGAGCTCCACCCTTCGGCTGGCCCAAGACGAGGCCCTGCGGGCCAAGAACCTGCTGCTGACGGACAAGATGAAGCCGGAGTGA